The proteins below come from a single Paracoccus sp. SCSIO 75233 genomic window:
- a CDS encoding protein-glutamate O-methyltransferase CheR encodes MSLAMPIEMGWSMSDREFRELRRIIHACSGIVIGPEKHSMIRARLQKRMQALGFSAMSQYLDLLNGPSGRAERNRFISSLTTNFTSFFREAHHFDLLTETILPSITDDSDGIHIWSAGCSSGQEPYSIAMTILDARPELAAKVKILATDIDATIIDKAKQGIFRPGELSGVGTGCLSRHFTPVAGQTDEHMLRISRRVSRLVTFQQLNLVSEWSLTQHFHVIFCRNVAIYFDQSAQDRLWRKLSLHLRPGGWLLIGHSERVPVIQHDYLQPSGLTAYRKPD; translated from the coding sequence ATGAGCCTCGCCATGCCGATTGAGATGGGCTGGTCGATGAGCGACCGGGAGTTCAGGGAATTGCGGCGGATCATCCATGCCTGTTCTGGCATCGTCATCGGCCCGGAAAAGCACAGCATGATCCGGGCGCGGCTGCAAAAGCGGATGCAGGCGCTTGGGTTCTCTGCCATGTCGCAATATCTGGACCTGCTGAACGGCCCGTCGGGGCGGGCGGAGCGGAATCGGTTCATTTCCTCGCTGACGACGAATTTCACCTCGTTCTTCCGTGAGGCGCATCATTTCGACCTGCTGACCGAGACCATTCTGCCGTCGATCACCGATGACAGCGACGGGATCCACATCTGGTCGGCGGGATGCAGCAGCGGGCAGGAACCCTATTCGATTGCCATGACGATCCTGGATGCGCGGCCAGAGCTTGCCGCGAAGGTGAAGATACTGGCCACGGATATCGACGCCACGATCATCGACAAGGCGAAGCAGGGGATTTTCAGGCCGGGCGAACTTTCCGGGGTCGGAACGGGCTGCCTGTCGCGGCATTTCACCCCGGTTGCCGGGCAGACAGATGAGCATATGCTGAGGATCTCGCGCAGGGTCTCGCGCCTTGTGACGTTTCAGCAACTGAATCTGGTGTCCGAATGGTCGCTCACCCAGCATTTTCATGTGATCTTCTGCCGCAATGTCGCGATCTATTTCGATCAGTCGGCGCAGGACCGGCTGTGGCGCAAGCTGAGCCTGCATCTGAGGCCCGGCGGCTGGCTGCTGATCGGCCATTCGGAGCGGGTGCCGGTGATCCAGCACGACTATCTTCAGCCCAGCGGTCTGACCGCCTACCGCAAACCCGACTGA
- a CDS encoding response regulator has product MSLKDQIQILVVDDMSTSRALIVQALESMGIANIHHAASGADAIGLLAAKPVHLVLSDYNMPGMDGIELLRALRGNAKTKGIGFILITGKADKEIVDSGKALGMNNFIKKPFGAPDLRACLEAVVGRL; this is encoded by the coding sequence ATGAGCCTCAAAGACCAAATCCAGATCCTCGTGGTCGATGACATGTCGACCAGCCGGGCGCTGATCGTTCAGGCGCTGGAATCGATGGGCATCGCCAATATTCACCACGCTGCCAGCGGTGCCGATGCAATCGGCCTGCTGGCGGCAAAGCCGGTGCATCTGGTGCTGTCGGATTACAATATGCCGGGGATGGACGGGATCGAACTGCTTCGCGCGCTTCGCGGCAATGCGAAAACCAAGGGGATCGGCTTCATCCTCATCACCGGCAAGGCGGATAAGGAGATCGTCGACAGCGGCAAGGCGCTCGGCATGAATAATTTCATCAAGAAACCCTTCGGCGCCCCCGATCTGCGCGCCTGTCTTGAAGCCGTGGTCGGGCGGTTATGA